One genomic segment of Arcobacter porcinus includes these proteins:
- a CDS encoding sugar transferase yields the protein MIVLGRKYKFTEFEKASLNKKFKQQLILRYTNKDPMEVLEELKTLIKSDVKLIVLNTKAKVPDELISFLTSLQFEKNIKLITIEQFMEKYLHKCYIPEDHTDLNYLQNIKPFNIFEYSIKRVMDILGVLLLYIISFPIMIYSRRRIKQESPGTSMFKQLRVGLNNKEFKCIKYRSMRLDAEASGAQFACEDDPRIFPWGDIMRKTRIDELPQMLNVLKGEMHMIGPRPERKVWIDKFEKEIPYYNERHLVRPGITGWAQVMYPYGAGVEDAKQKLMYDLYYIKHYSLWLDIKIIWKTILVVLGKKGL from the coding sequence ATGATAGTTTTAGGTAGGAAATACAAGTTTACAGAGTTTGAAAAAGCTAGTTTAAATAAGAAGTTTAAACAACAGCTTATTTTAAGATATACAAACAAAGACCCTATGGAAGTACTAGAAGAGCTTAAAACTCTTATAAAATCAGATGTTAAGCTAATAGTTCTAAACACAAAAGCAAAAGTTCCAGATGAGCTTATATCTTTTCTTACAAGCTTACAGTTTGAAAAGAATATTAAGCTTATAACAATAGAGCAATTTATGGAGAAATATCTTCATAAGTGTTATATCCCAGAAGATCATACAGATTTAAACTATCTTCAAAATATAAAACCATTTAATATATTTGAATACTCTATCAAAAGAGTTATGGATATTTTAGGAGTTTTACTTCTTTATATTATCTCTTTTCCTATTATGATTTATTCAAGAAGAAGAATCAAACAAGAATCACCAGGTACAAGTATGTTTAAACAATTAAGAGTAGGTCTAAACAATAAAGAGTTTAAATGTATAAAATATAGAAGTATGCGATTAGATGCAGAAGCCTCTGGAGCTCAATTTGCGTGTGAAGATGATCCTAGAATATTTCCTTGGGGAGATATTATGAGAAAAACTAGAATAGATGAACTTCCTCAGATGCTAAATGTATTAAAAGGAGAGATGCATATGATTGGTCCAAGACCAGAGAGAAAGGTATGGATAGATAAATTTGAAAAAGAGATTCCATACTACAATGAAAGACATCTTGTACGACCTGGAATTACAGGTTGGGCTCAAGTTATGTATCCATATGGAGCTGGAGTTGAAGATGCAAAACAAAAACTTATGTATGATTTGTATTATATAAAGCATTATAGCCTTTGGCTTGATATTAAAATAATTTGGAAAACAATTTTAGTTGTATTAGGTAAAAAAGGTTTGTAA
- a CDS encoding type II toxin-antitoxin system PemK/MazF family toxin, producing the protein MKQYDIYLADLNPIVEREQSGTRPVLIISNEYENILDIVTIIPITSLKDGRKIYPNELLLKDELEKPSILLCQQIRTISKARLIKKFTSISSIKTQEKILQILCNRFENI; encoded by the coding sequence ATGAAACAATATGATATTTATTTAGCAGATTTAAATCCAATTGTGGAAAGAGAACAATCAGGCACTAGACCTGTTTTAATAATATCAAATGAATATGAAAATATTTTAGATATTGTTACTATTATTCCTATAACTTCATTGAAAGATGGAAGAAAAATATATCCAAATGAGCTTTTATTAAAAGATGAATTAGAGAAACCTTCAATACTTTTATGCCAACAAATTAGAACAATTTCGAAAGCTAGATTAATAAAGAAATTTACTTCAATTTCAAGTATTAAAACACAAGAAAAAATATTACAAATACTTTGTAATAGATTTGAGAATATTTAA